In the genome of Populus alba chromosome 11, ASM523922v2, whole genome shotgun sequence, one region contains:
- the LOC118038407 gene encoding multiple organellar RNA editing factor 8, chloroplastic/mitochondrial isoform X2, giving the protein MATSHLTRSLLLQKITSKTIISSILSRPFTSLSSTSSASSTLLRRALRPLSAAANINRSVSRISSRSFSVNPSSSSLNDPSPNWSNRPPKETILLDGCDFEHWLVVMDKPEGDPTRDEIIDSYIKTLAEVVGSEEEARKKIYSVSTRCYFAFGALVSEEVSYKIKELKNVRWVLPDSYLDVKNKDYGGEPFIDGKAVPYDPKYHEEWIRNNARANERNRRNDRPRNVDRSRNFDRRRENMQQRDGAPPPPMANQAMQNPAPNVVGQPQNMGRQGGPPPSPQNSYRVGPVGPPPNNYNMGGPPNIGGPGGPRPNNYVGGQQNNMNRGPQNMPPQNYMPPRNNMPLQNNMPPQNYVPPQNNYIPPQNNMPPQNNMGGWSSDMPGNMQHNFQSGPNDGGYQGGPPNYQNSYPPSRD; this is encoded by the exons ATGGCGACTTCTCACCTCACTCGTTCCCTCCTCCTCCAAAAAATCACCTCCAAAACAATAATCTCCTCCATTCTCTCCCGACCCTTCACTTCCCTCTCCTCCACTTCCTCCGCCTCCTCCACTCTCCTCCGCCGTGCTCTTCGTCCTCTCTCCGCTGCAGCCAACATCAATCGCTCTGTCTCTCGGATTTCATCCAGGTCGTTTTCTGTCAACCCATCATCGTCTTCTCTTAACGACCCAAGCCCTAACTGGTCCAACAGACCTCCAAAAGAGACTATCTTGCTTGATGGCTGCGATTTTGAGCATTGGCTCGTCGTCATGGATAAGCCTGAAGGAGATCCTACTCGTGACGAGATCATCGATTCTTACATTAAAACCCTTGCTGAAGTTGTTGGAAG TGAGGAAGAAGCGAGGAAAAAGATCTATTCAGTTTCTACTCGATGCTACTTTGCCTTTGGAGCTCTGGTGTCTGAAGAGGTTTCATACAAGATCAAAG AATTGAAAAATGTTCGCTGGGTTCTTCCAGATTCTTACTTAGATGTGAAGAACAAAGATTATGGAG ggGAGCCATTTATTGATGGGAAAGCTGTGCCCTATGACCCAAAATATCATGAGGAATGGATAAGGAACAATGCGAGGGCAAATGAAAGAAATAGGCGCAATGATCGACCTCGTAACGTCGACAGATCAAGAAATTTCGACAGAAGAAGGGAAAACATGCAGCAGCGTGATGGAGCTCCGCCTCCACCTATGGCTAATCAGGCTATGCAAAACCCTGCTCCCAATGTGGTTGGACAACCACAAAACATGGGCAGACAAGGTGGACCGCCACCGTCGCCACAGAACAGCTATAGGGTGGGACCAGTTGGACCCCCGCCTAACAACTATAACATGGGTGGACCCCCGAACATTGGTGGACCAGGTGGACCACGGCCTAATAACTATGTAGGTGGGCAACAGAACAATATGAATAGAGGACCACAGAACATGCCACCACAAAACTACATGCCCCCACGGAACAAC ATGCCTCTGCAGAACAACATGCCGCCGCAAAACTATGTGCCCCCTCAAAACAACTACATTCCCCCACAGAACAACATGCCTCCACAGAACAACATGGGAGGATGGTCCAGTGACATGCCTGGGAACATGCAGCACAACTTCCAGAGTGGGCCTAATGATGGAGGCTATCAAGGTGGGCCACCAAACTACCAGAACAGCTACCCTCCAAGCAGGGATTGA
- the LOC118038316 gene encoding uncharacterized protein isoform X2, whose translation MELVCSTSTMQPCLKQSFVANSGLCVGTHFQPNVQQSNHCNSIVMNTCPTYASISTFPRVYDSAALQISVDVRETTGSCKHFHSKISLDSAEKQTLIKEVQLDGYRDTAESIIDLPKKGKGKKKHGNKGRIPWNKGRKHTAETRALIKQRTTEALTNPQVRKKMSGHPHAHSEAIRAKISSSLRQIWGKRLKWKRLREKFFLSWSKSIARAAKEGGIDQQELDWDGFDGIKEEITLKQLQGAIEKAKAEERAKRTVEREAKEREEKMVRVAQKREKREEKVKAREEAKRKAYRESKKKTEESSSVARKLTLKRRLTKIRKRKSINDQMICQGASSTSHSRAWEKIDVEIKKSEKIQREGSLAEQIRDAKNKRTESITREAVAEPSTQHLFAG comes from the exons ATG GAGCTTGTTTGTTCCACATCTACCATGCAACCATGTCTCAAACAATCTTTTGTGGCCAACTCTGGGTTATGTGTAGGAACACATTTTCAACCAAATGTACAGCAGTCAAACCATTGTAACTCTATCGTGATGAACACATGTCCCACTTATGCATCTATTAGTACCTTCCCAAGAGTTTATGATTCTGCAGCCTTGCAAATCAGTGTTGATGTCAGGGAGACAACAGGTTCTTGCAAGCATTTCCATTCAAAAATTAGCCTAGATTCAGCTGAGAAGCAGACTCTCATCAAGGAGGTTCAACTGGATGGGTACCGTGACACTGCAGAAAGTATCATTGACCTTCCcaaaaagggaaaaggaaagaaaaaacatgggaaCAAAGGGAGAATTCCCTGGAACAAAGGCAGAAAACATACTGCAG AGACCCGTGCACTCATCAAGCAAAGAACAACTGAAGCCTTGACAAACCCCCAG GTTAGGAAGAAGATGTCAGGACATCCCCATGCTCATAG CGAAGCAATCCGGGCAAAGATAAGCTCTTCACTCAGACAAATTTGGGGTAAACGTTTGAAATGGAAAAGGCTGAGAGAGAAATTCTTTCTTTCATGGTCTAAAAGCATAGCAAGAGCAGCTAAGGAAGGAGGCATTGACCAACAAGAGCTAGACTGGGATGGCTTTGAtggaataaaagaagaaataactCTCAAGCAGCTTCAAGGTGCCATTGAAAAGGCGAAGGCAGAGGAGAGAGCAAAGAGAACAGTTGAGAGAGAAGCAAAGGAAAGGGAAGAAAAGATGGTGAGGGTTGctcaaaaaagagagaagcgAGAAGAGAAAGTGAAGGCAAGAGAAGAAGCTAAGAGAAAGGCATACagagaatcaaagaaaaaaacagaagagtCATCATCTGTTGCCCGAAAGCTGACACTTAAGCGGAGATTAACAAAG ATTCgaaaaagaaaatccattaATGATCAGATGATTTGCCAAGGGGCATCTTCGACTTCCCATAGCCGAGCTTGGGAGAAAATCGATGTAGAGATTAAAAAGAGCGAAAAAATTCAAAGAGAAGGTTCACTTGCTGAACAGATCCGAGATGCCAAGAACAAAAGAACTGAATCCATTACTAGGGAAGCTGTGGCAGAACCATCCACGCAGCATTTATTTGCTGGGTGA
- the LOC118038407 gene encoding multiple organellar RNA editing factor 8, chloroplastic/mitochondrial isoform X1 encodes MATSHLTRSLLLQKITSKTIISSILSRPFTSLSSTSSASSTLLRRALRPLSAAANINRSVSRISSRSFSVNPSSSSLNDPSPNWSNRPPKETILLDGCDFEHWLVVMDKPEGDPTRDEIIDSYIKTLAEVVGSEEEARKKIYSVSTRCYFAFGALVSEEVSYKIKELKNVRWVLPDSYLDVKNKDYGGEPFIDGKAVPYDPKYHEEWIRNNARANERNRRNDRPRNVDRSRNFDRRRENMQQRDGAPPPPMANQAMQNPAPNVVGQPQNMGRQGGPPPSPQNSYRVGPVGPPPNNYNMGGPPNIGGPGGPRPNNYVGGQQNNMNRGPQNMPPQNYMPPRNNMPLQNNMPPQTTCLCRTTCRRKTMCPLKTTTFPHRTTCLHRTTWEDGPVTCLGTCSTTSRVGLMMEAIKVGHQTTRTATLQAGIEAYMVETLMQLI; translated from the exons ATGGCGACTTCTCACCTCACTCGTTCCCTCCTCCTCCAAAAAATCACCTCCAAAACAATAATCTCCTCCATTCTCTCCCGACCCTTCACTTCCCTCTCCTCCACTTCCTCCGCCTCCTCCACTCTCCTCCGCCGTGCTCTTCGTCCTCTCTCCGCTGCAGCCAACATCAATCGCTCTGTCTCTCGGATTTCATCCAGGTCGTTTTCTGTCAACCCATCATCGTCTTCTCTTAACGACCCAAGCCCTAACTGGTCCAACAGACCTCCAAAAGAGACTATCTTGCTTGATGGCTGCGATTTTGAGCATTGGCTCGTCGTCATGGATAAGCCTGAAGGAGATCCTACTCGTGACGAGATCATCGATTCTTACATTAAAACCCTTGCTGAAGTTGTTGGAAG TGAGGAAGAAGCGAGGAAAAAGATCTATTCAGTTTCTACTCGATGCTACTTTGCCTTTGGAGCTCTGGTGTCTGAAGAGGTTTCATACAAGATCAAAG AATTGAAAAATGTTCGCTGGGTTCTTCCAGATTCTTACTTAGATGTGAAGAACAAAGATTATGGAG ggGAGCCATTTATTGATGGGAAAGCTGTGCCCTATGACCCAAAATATCATGAGGAATGGATAAGGAACAATGCGAGGGCAAATGAAAGAAATAGGCGCAATGATCGACCTCGTAACGTCGACAGATCAAGAAATTTCGACAGAAGAAGGGAAAACATGCAGCAGCGTGATGGAGCTCCGCCTCCACCTATGGCTAATCAGGCTATGCAAAACCCTGCTCCCAATGTGGTTGGACAACCACAAAACATGGGCAGACAAGGTGGACCGCCACCGTCGCCACAGAACAGCTATAGGGTGGGACCAGTTGGACCCCCGCCTAACAACTATAACATGGGTGGACCCCCGAACATTGGTGGACCAGGTGGACCACGGCCTAATAACTATGTAGGTGGGCAACAGAACAATATGAATAGAGGACCACAGAACATGCCACCACAAAACTACATGCCCCCACGGAACAACATGCCCCTGCAGAACAACATGCCGCCGCAAACAACATGCCTCTGCAGAACAACATGCCGCCGCAAAACTATGTGCCCCCTCAAAACAACTACATTCCCCCACAGAACAACATGCCTCCACAGAACAACATGGGAGGATGGTCCAGTGACATGCCTGGGAACATGCAGCACAACTTCCAGAGTGGGCCTAATGATGGAGGCTATCAAGGTGGGCCACCAAACTACCAGAACAGCTACCCTCCAAGCAGGGATTGAAGCATACATGGTTGAAACACTTATGCAGCTTATATAA
- the LOC118038316 gene encoding uncharacterized protein isoform X1, translating into MKFQFSRNDLSTGTLNHSLTRFLEQRQCIENSILSFELVCSTSTMQPCLKQSFVANSGLCVGTHFQPNVQQSNHCNSIVMNTCPTYASISTFPRVYDSAALQISVDVRETTGSCKHFHSKISLDSAEKQTLIKEVQLDGYRDTAESIIDLPKKGKGKKKHGNKGRIPWNKGRKHTAETRALIKQRTTEALTNPQVRKKMSGHPHAHSEAIRAKISSSLRQIWGKRLKWKRLREKFFLSWSKSIARAAKEGGIDQQELDWDGFDGIKEEITLKQLQGAIEKAKAEERAKRTVEREAKEREEKMVRVAQKREKREEKVKAREEAKRKAYRESKKKTEESSSVARKLTLKRRLTKIRKRKSINDQMICQGASSTSHSRAWEKIDVEIKKSEKIQREGSLAEQIRDAKNKRTESITREAVAEPSTQHLFAG; encoded by the exons atgaaGTTTCAGTTTTCCAGAAATGATCTCTCAACTGGAACACTAAATCACTCTCTCACTAGGTTTCTGGAGCAGAGACAATGCATTGAGAATTCCATTCTTTCATTT GAGCTTGTTTGTTCCACATCTACCATGCAACCATGTCTCAAACAATCTTTTGTGGCCAACTCTGGGTTATGTGTAGGAACACATTTTCAACCAAATGTACAGCAGTCAAACCATTGTAACTCTATCGTGATGAACACATGTCCCACTTATGCATCTATTAGTACCTTCCCAAGAGTTTATGATTCTGCAGCCTTGCAAATCAGTGTTGATGTCAGGGAGACAACAGGTTCTTGCAAGCATTTCCATTCAAAAATTAGCCTAGATTCAGCTGAGAAGCAGACTCTCATCAAGGAGGTTCAACTGGATGGGTACCGTGACACTGCAGAAAGTATCATTGACCTTCCcaaaaagggaaaaggaaagaaaaaacatgggaaCAAAGGGAGAATTCCCTGGAACAAAGGCAGAAAACATACTGCAG AGACCCGTGCACTCATCAAGCAAAGAACAACTGAAGCCTTGACAAACCCCCAG GTTAGGAAGAAGATGTCAGGACATCCCCATGCTCATAG CGAAGCAATCCGGGCAAAGATAAGCTCTTCACTCAGACAAATTTGGGGTAAACGTTTGAAATGGAAAAGGCTGAGAGAGAAATTCTTTCTTTCATGGTCTAAAAGCATAGCAAGAGCAGCTAAGGAAGGAGGCATTGACCAACAAGAGCTAGACTGGGATGGCTTTGAtggaataaaagaagaaataactCTCAAGCAGCTTCAAGGTGCCATTGAAAAGGCGAAGGCAGAGGAGAGAGCAAAGAGAACAGTTGAGAGAGAAGCAAAGGAAAGGGAAGAAAAGATGGTGAGGGTTGctcaaaaaagagagaagcgAGAAGAGAAAGTGAAGGCAAGAGAAGAAGCTAAGAGAAAGGCATACagagaatcaaagaaaaaaacagaagagtCATCATCTGTTGCCCGAAAGCTGACACTTAAGCGGAGATTAACAAAG ATTCgaaaaagaaaatccattaATGATCAGATGATTTGCCAAGGGGCATCTTCGACTTCCCATAGCCGAGCTTGGGAGAAAATCGATGTAGAGATTAAAAAGAGCGAAAAAATTCAAAGAGAAGGTTCACTTGCTGAACAGATCCGAGATGCCAAGAACAAAAGAACTGAATCCATTACTAGGGAAGCTGTGGCAGAACCATCCACGCAGCATTTATTTGCTGGGTGA